In Epinephelus lanceolatus isolate andai-2023 chromosome 16, ASM4190304v1, whole genome shotgun sequence, one DNA window encodes the following:
- the cers2a gene encoding ceramide synthase 2a — MLSQLREQIWADWIWFPEGHGWADLKDHDGHVFPKTGDLWATIPIAFCFLVCRQIFERTVATPLASLLGVSDKQRVRAPPNPVLESYFCSTSKHPTQSSIESLSKQAGCSVRQVQRWFRRRRNQDRPSKLKKFREASWRFTFYLLAFFAGLAVLIDKPWLYDMKQMWDGFPKMPLLPSQYWYYMIELGFYLSLLFSVASDVKRKDFKEQIIHHVATIALISFSWLVNYIRAGTLIMLVHDASDYLMESAKMFNYAGWRKTCNFIFTVFAAVFIITRLIILPFWIIYTTWVYPLTLYPPFLGFYFFNGLMFVLQTLHIFWAALILRMVVKFLPGNDIVEDERSDKEETESEEEDNEQREKFRNGHVQNGHTVLNNNHSKKD, encoded by the exons ATGTTGTCTCAGCTGAGAGAGCAGATATGGGCCGATTGGATTTGGTTTCCAGAAGGCCACGGCTGGGCTGACCTGAAAGACCACGATGGTCATGTTTTCCCTAAAACAGGGGACCTCTGGGCTACTATACCCATCGCTTTCTGCTTCCTGGTCTGCAGACAGATATTCGAGAG GACAGTAGCGACTCCTCTTGCCTCCCTGTTGGGAGTGAGTGACAAGCAGCGTGTTCGTGCTCCACCAAATCCCGTCCTGGAGTCCTATTTCTGCAGCACATCAAAGCATCCCACACAG aGCTCCATAGAGAGTTTAAGTAAACAGGCGGGCTGTTCAGTGCGACAGGTCCAGAGGTGGTTCAGGCGGCGGAGGAACCAGGACCGGCCAAGCAAGCTCAAAAAATTTCGGGAAGCAAG TTGGAGATTTACCTTTTACCTTCTTGCTTTCTTTGCTGGCCTGGCAGTTCTTATTGAC AAACCATGGCTGTATGATATGAAGCAGATGTGGGATGGCTTCCCGAAAATG CCACTGTTGCCTTCACAGTACTGGTACTACATGATCGAGCTAGGCTTCTATCTCTCGCTGCTTTTTAGCGTAGCATCGGATGTCAAACGTAAG GATTTCAAAGAGCAGATAATTCACCATGTAGCCACCATCGCTCTCATCAGTTTTTCCTGGCTGGTCAACTACATCCGGGCAGGGActttgatcatgttagtgcatgaCGCCTCCGACTATTTAATGGAG TCAGCCAAAATGTTCAACTATGCAGGTTGGAGGAAAACCTGCAACTTCATCTTCACAGTGTTCGCTGCAGTTTTCATCATCACCCGCCTCATAATCCTCCCCTTCTG GATCATATACACGACGTGGGTGTACCCCCTGACCCTCTATCCCCCCTTCCTCGGCTTCTACTTCTTCAACGGGCTAAtgtttgtgctacagactctgCACATCTTCTGGGCTGCGCTCATCTTGCGCATGGTCGTCAAATTCCTGCCAGGCAAT GATATCGTAGAGGACGAGCGCAGTGATAAAGAGGAGACGGAGTCAGAAGAGGAAGACAACGAGCAGAGAGAAAAGTTTAGGAACGGCCACGTGCAGAACGGCCACACTGTCCTCAACAACAACCACAGTAAGAAGGACTGA
- the LOC144467313 gene encoding cortexin domain-containing 1 protein, giving the protein MDQASQPALPPFEVDVDLGFALFFLFLLCFFLLVTVVRCAQTVVDPYGSISTSTYQEEQIT; this is encoded by the coding sequence ATGGATCAGGCTTCTCAACCTGCCCTGCCGCCGTTTGAGGTGGACGTGGACCTCGGCTTcgctctcttcttcctcttcctcctgtgcTTCTTCCTGCTGGTGACAGTGGTGCGCTGCGCCCAGACTGTGGTGGATCCTTACGGCTCCATCTCCACCTCCACCTACCAGGAGGAGCAGATCAcctga